Proteins encoded in a region of the Zea mays cultivar B73 chromosome 4, Zm-B73-REFERENCE-NAM-5.0, whole genome shotgun sequence genome:
- the LOC103654758 gene encoding calmodulin-binding receptor kinase CaMRLK yields MPLRLAACRVFLLLAAAAAAATSPSPVATATSNGSANCTLRDGEIVRAAFRQVANFPLPLPGRRRACRHVRRLRFPSRNLTGAVDWDELGNLSGLLTVDLSGNSLHGRVGSSFWRAPSLRAVDVSCNRLEGALRFGGHPGTRLATLNVSGNRFTSVENVAGLSGLVGLDVSRNAIGAVPEGLRGLTLVRQLNLSWNNMAGTFPTDLPPLAGLQVLDISHNDFSGAVDADTIRKFGSSSFVQAGDALRVVEDLAPAPAPASSGGRHKRRRAVTMALVSVGAAVTLVFLAACVACAMTRRWNKKKKDKDKDRKTAAWEDDEVAVGALKLAAAAPVVVLERPLMELTLADLAAATSGFGRESQLADTGGRSGAAYRAVLPGDLHVVVRVVEGAVAGVGEDADAAATEAAFRELARLRHPNILPLLGYCIAGDQKLVLYEYMEKGDLHRWLHELPVGSMDTEDICIDAMEAMTEDSRKPAGDWPTRYRIILGVARGLAFLHQGWAGAGGGRRPIVHGRLVPTNVLLGDDMEPRISDFLPHPGGGGGAETAEGDVYRFGALVFEVVTGQARWGDAATTSWARGVVRNRKGLNLVDERLRDETAGTGAERELLECLQVGFLCTAAAPEKRPTMQQVVGLLKDVRPAATAGGGVPPPPLRSLAE; encoded by the exons ATGCCACTCCGCTTGGCGGCCTGCCGCGTCTTCCTGCTCCTcgccgcggccgcggccgccgCCACCTCTCCGTCTCCGGTGGCAACGGCCACGTCCAACGGCTCCGCGAACTGCACCCTCCGCGACGGAGAAATCGTCCGCGCGGCGTTCAGGCAGGTCGCCAACTTCCCCTTGCCGCTGCCCGGCCGCCGCCGCGCGTGCCGCCACGTCAGGCGGCTCCGCTTCCCGTCGCGCAACCTCACGGGCGCCGTGGACTGGGACGAGCTAGGCAACCTGAGCGGCCTCCTCACCGTCGACCTCTCCGGCAACTCGCTCCACGGCCGCGTCGGCAGCTCGTTCTGGCGCGCGCCGTCGCTCCGGGCCGTGGACGTCTCCTGCAACCGCCTCGAAGGCGCCCTCCGGTTCGGCGGCCACCCAGGCACGCGCCTAGCCACGCTCAACGTGTCCGGCAACCGGTTCACCTCCGTCGAGAACGTGGCCGGGCTCTCCGGCTTGGTCGGCCTCGACGTGTCCAGGAACGCCATCGGAGcggtgccggaggggctgcggggcCTGACGCTGGTGCGCCAGCTCAACCTGTCGTGGAACAACATGGCCGGGACGTTCCCCACCGACTTGCCGCCTCTCGCCGGCCTCCAGGTCCTGGACATCTCGCACAACGACTTCTCCGGCGCGGTTGACGCCGACACCATCCGTAAGTTCGGCAGTTCCTCCTTCGTCCAAGCCGGCGACGCGTTGCGGGTGGTCGAGGACctcgcgccggcgccggcgccggcgtctAGTGGCGGCAGACACAAACGCAGACGTGCGGTCACCATGGCGCTGGTCTCAGTCGGCGCAGCGGTGACGCTGGTGTTCTTGGCCGCGTGCGTGGCGTGCGCCATGACGCGTCGGTGGAATAAGAAGAAGAAGGACAAGGACAAGGACCGGAAGACAGCGGCGTGGGAGGACGACGAGGTGGCCGTGGGGGCGTTGAAGCTGGCCGCCGCCGCGCCGGTGGTGGTGCTCGAGCGGCCGCTGATGGAGCTGACTCTGGCGGACCTGGCCGCGGCCACGTCCGGGTTCGGGCGCGAGTCGCAGCTCGCGGACACGGGCGGCCGCAGCGGGGCCGCGTACCGCGCCGTGCTCCCCGGGGACCTTCACGTCGTCGTGCGCGTCGTGGAGGGCGCCGTGGCCGGAGTTGGGGAGGACGCCGACGCCGCCGCCACCGAGGCTGCCTTCCGGGAGCTTGCCCGGCTCAGACATCCAAACATTCTCCCGCTCCTTGGTTACTGCATCGCAG GGGACCAAAAGCTTGTGCTCTACGAGTACATGGAGAAGGGCGACCTGCACCGGTGGCTGCACGAGCTGCCAGTGGGCAGCATGGACACGGAGGACATATGCATCGACGCAATGGAAGCCATGACGGAAGACAGCAGAAAGCCCGCGGGCGACTGGCCCACGCGCTACCGCATCATCCTAGGCGTCGCGCGAGGGCTGGCGTTCCTGCACCAGGGAtgggccggggccgggggcggGCGGCGGCCGATCGTGCACGGGCGCCTGGTCCCGACCAACGTCCTGCTCGGCGACGACATGGAGCCGCGGATCTCGGACTTCCTCCCGcaccccggcggcggcggcggcgccgagaCGGCGGAGGGCGACGTGTACCGCTTCGGCGCGCTGGTGTTCGAGGTGGTGACGGGGCAGGCGCGGTGGGGCGACGCGGCGACCACAAGCTGGGCGCGCGGCGTGGTCCGCAACCGCAAGGGCCTCAACCTCGTGGACGAGCGGCTGCGTGACGAGACGGCGGGGACGGGCGCGGAGAGGGAGCTGCTCGAGTGCCTGCAGGTGGGGTTCCTCTGCACGGCCGCCGCGCCGGAGAAGCGGCCCACCATGCAGCAGGTGGTCGGGCTGCTCAAGGACGTCCGACCGGCCGCCACCGCTGGAGGTggcgtgccgccgccgccgctcaggTCGCTGGCCGAATGA